From Hevea brasiliensis isolate MT/VB/25A 57/8 unplaced genomic scaffold, ASM3005281v1 Scaf9, whole genome shotgun sequence, one genomic window encodes:
- the LOC110666538 gene encoding uncharacterized protein LOC110666538, translating to MATSYSPIMEHEQGGHDYEGERSTASGCNCFQLFSFKWHQNNDYENRHLLNRQKGDNQHEESWVMRQLKKVKEVSEVVAGPKWKTFIRKVGGYIKNTKKQKNNYDNQFHYDPESYALNFDAGVDREDDLLLPVFSSKLAAVPSSNSSVEDKRQKGL from the coding sequence aTGGCCACTTCCTATTCACCAATAATGGAGCATGAACAAGGAGGGCATGATTATGAAGGAGAGAGGTCTACAGCTAGTGGATGCAATTGCTTTCAGCTCTTCTCCTTCAAATGGCATCAAAACAATGACTATGAAAATAGGCATCTTCTGAACCGACAGAAAGGAGATAATCAGCATGAAGAATCATGGGTGATGAGGCAACTGAAGAAGGTGAAGGAGGTTTCAGAGGTAGTGGCTGGCCCAAAATGGAAGACCTTCATTAGAAAGGTCGGTGGATATATCAAGAACACGAAGAAACAAAAGAATAATTATGATAATCAGTTCCATTATGATCCAGAAAGCTATGCTCTTAACTTCGATGCTGGTGTTGATAGAGAAGATGATTTGCTGCTTCCTGTTTTCTCTTCAAAGCTTGCTGCTGTTCCTTCTTCTAATTCTTCAGTAGAGGATAAACGACAAAAAGGGCTGTGA
- the LOC110665266 gene encoding homeobox protein knotted-1-like LET12 isoform X2 yields MAFQDHISHEIAFQSPLSASASSSASAGPAWLSNAVLRLNDDVLGRNQSEKGDHNNNNNGGEDELIDGGVGGGDNWERAKCKAEILGHPLYEQLLAAHVACLRIATPVDQLARIDTQLAQSQEVVAKYSVLGNGQVVDQKELDQFMTQYVLLLCSFKDQLQQHVRVHAMEAVMACWELEQSLQSLTGASLGEGTGATMSDDDDDQADSDANLYDGSLDGPDCMGFGPLVLTESERSLMEHVRKELKHSLKQGYKEKIVDIREEILRKRRAGKLPGDTTSLLKAWWQSHSKWPYPTEEDKARLVQETGLQLKQINNWFINQRKRNWHSNPSGSTTKSKRKK; encoded by the exons ATGGCTTTTCAAGATCATATTTCACACGAAATCGCTTTTCAGTCACCACTATCTGCGTCTGCCTCTTCCTCCGCCTCTGCTGGCCCTGCGTGGCTTAGCAACGCTGTTCTCCGTCTTAACGACGACGTTTTGGGTCGGAACCAAAGCGAGAAAGGCGACCACAATAATAATAACAACGGTGGCGAGGATGAGTTGATAGATGGTGGCGTTGGTGGTGGGGATAATTGGGAGAGGGCGAAATGCAAAGCGGAGATATTGGGTCATCCGCTTTACGAGCAGTTGCTAGCAGCGCATGTCGCTTGTTTGAGAATAGCGACGCCGGTGGACCAGCTGGCTAGGATCGACACGCAGCTGGCTCAATCGCAGGAAGTGGTGGCTAAGTATTCTGTGCTTGGGAACGGTCAAGTGGTGGACCAGAAAGAGCTTGATCAGTTTATG ACACAATATGTTCTATTACTCTGTTCCTTCAAAGATCAATTGCAACAACATGTGCGAGTTCATGCTATGGAGGCTGTAATGGCTTGTTGGGAGCTTGAGCAATCGCTGCAAAGCTTGACAG GTGCATCACTGGGTGAAGGCACGGGTGCAACAAtgtctgatgatgatgatgaccaGGCAGACAGTGACGCCAACTTGTATGATGGAAGTCTGGATGGGCCAGATTGCATGGGATTTGGTCCTCTTGTCCTCACTGAAAGTGAGAGGTCATTGATGGAGCATGTAAGGAAAGAATTAAAGCATTCACTGAAACAG GGTTACAAAGAGAAGATTGTGGACATTAGAGAAGAAATTCTACGCAAGAGAAGGGCTGGAAAATTACCGGGAGATACCACTTCTCTCTTAAAAGCTTGGTGGCAATCACATTCTAAGTGGCCGTATCCaact GAGGAAGACAAAGCAAGATTAGTTCAGGAAACAGGCTTGCAGTTAAAGCAGATAAATAACTGGTTCATAAACCAAAGAAAAAGAAACTGGCATAGCAACCCGTCAGGATCTACTACGAAGAGCAAGCGCAAGAA GTGA
- the LOC131177808 gene encoding acetylajmalan esterase-like → MASSKLLFTLFLCSFLVYVIPFGSNAHILKACEFEAIYNLGDSISDTGNLIQEDPASVFSRFPYGQNLYGNPTGRCSNGLLIIDFIAKSAGVPLLNAYLTNSTKTHGVNFAVAGSTALPVEVLAEKGVISPVTNSSLTVQLNWMHTHFNTTCHKSKDCVEKHRKSLFMVGEIGGNDYNYAFFQGKTIDDLKTMVPDVVKAIKDAVVRVIGFGATRIIVPGNFPIGCMPIYLTGFHSNDSNAYDEFHCLKELNNFSMYHNEQLQQAIKELQEDHSNVTIVYGDYYNAYKWILWKAALLGFDPKSLQKACCGSGGDYDFSLATMCGAPNVPVCPKPGERISWDGVHSTEKAYFFMAGWLIRDIFQKLQCIV, encoded by the exons ATGGCTTCCTCCAAACTTCTTTTCACCTTGTTTCTCTGCTCCTTCTTGGTTTATGTTATTCCGTTTGGATCTAATGCACATATTCTCAAGGCTTGTGAGTTTGAAGCCATATATAACCTTGGAGATTCAATATCTGACACGGGCAATTTGATCCAAGAGGACCCTGCTTCTGTGTTTTCTAGGTTTCCCTATGGCCAAAACTTGTATGGTAATCCTACAGGCAGATGCTCCAATGGCTTGCTCATTATTGATTTCATTG CAAAATCAGCCGGTGTTCCACTCCTTAATGCATATTTGACAAATTCCACCAAGACACATGGAGTGAATTTTGCAGTTGCTGGATCTACTGCATTGCCCGTGGAAGTTCTTGCAGAAAAGGGAGTTATTTCCCCTGTAACCAATAGTTCTCTTACCGTACAACTAAACTGGATGCACACCCATTTCAATACAACCTGCCACAAGTCCAAAG attgtgttgagaaacatagaAAATCTCTCTTCATGGTTGGGGAGATTGGAGGCAACGATTATAATTATGCTTTCTTTCAAGGCAAAACTATTGATGACTTGAAGACCATGGTACCCGATGTTGTTAAAGCCATCAAAGATGCTGTCGTG AGAGTCATTGGATTTGGTGCCACGCGAATTATTGTCCCCGGAAATTTTCCAATTGGTTGCATGCCTATATACCTTACAGGATTTCACTCCAATGATTCCAACGCATATGATGAATTTCATTGCCTCAAAGAATTGAATAACTTTTCAATGTATCACAATGAACAACTCCAGCAAGCAATTAAAGAATTGCAAGAAGACCATTCAAATGTGACTATAGTATATGGAGATTACTACAATGCCTACAAGTGGATTTTGTGGAAAGCTGCATTGCTAG GTTTTGATCCAAAATCATTACAAAAAGCTTGTTGTGGGAGTGGAGGTGATTATGACTTTAGTCTTGCTACCATGTGTGGAGCTCCTAATGTACCGGTTTGTCCAAAACCTGGAGAACGTATTAGTTGGGATGGAGTACATTCAACAGAAAAAGCCTATTTCTTCATGGCAGGATGGCTCATTCgtgacatttttcaaaaacttCAATGTATTGTTtga
- the LOC110665266 gene encoding homeobox protein knotted-1-like LET12 isoform X1, translating to MAFQDHISHEIAFQSPLSASASSSASAGPAWLSNAVLRLNDDVLGRNQSEKGDHNNNNNGGEDELIDGGVGGGDNWERAKCKAEILGHPLYEQLLAAHVACLRIATPVDQLARIDTQLAQSQEVVAKYSVLGNGQVVDQKELDQFMTQYVLLLCSFKDQLQQHVRVHAMEAVMACWELEQSLQSLTGASLGEGTGATMSDDDDDQADSDANLYDGSLDGPDCMGFGPLVLTESERSLMEHVRKELKHSLKQGYKEKIVDIREEILRKRRAGKLPGDTTSLLKAWWQSHSKWPYPTEEDKARLVQETGLQLKQINNWFINQRKRNWHSNPSGSTTKSKRKNTAGENSDE from the exons ATGGCTTTTCAAGATCATATTTCACACGAAATCGCTTTTCAGTCACCACTATCTGCGTCTGCCTCTTCCTCCGCCTCTGCTGGCCCTGCGTGGCTTAGCAACGCTGTTCTCCGTCTTAACGACGACGTTTTGGGTCGGAACCAAAGCGAGAAAGGCGACCACAATAATAATAACAACGGTGGCGAGGATGAGTTGATAGATGGTGGCGTTGGTGGTGGGGATAATTGGGAGAGGGCGAAATGCAAAGCGGAGATATTGGGTCATCCGCTTTACGAGCAGTTGCTAGCAGCGCATGTCGCTTGTTTGAGAATAGCGACGCCGGTGGACCAGCTGGCTAGGATCGACACGCAGCTGGCTCAATCGCAGGAAGTGGTGGCTAAGTATTCTGTGCTTGGGAACGGTCAAGTGGTGGACCAGAAAGAGCTTGATCAGTTTATG ACACAATATGTTCTATTACTCTGTTCCTTCAAAGATCAATTGCAACAACATGTGCGAGTTCATGCTATGGAGGCTGTAATGGCTTGTTGGGAGCTTGAGCAATCGCTGCAAAGCTTGACAG GTGCATCACTGGGTGAAGGCACGGGTGCAACAAtgtctgatgatgatgatgaccaGGCAGACAGTGACGCCAACTTGTATGATGGAAGTCTGGATGGGCCAGATTGCATGGGATTTGGTCCTCTTGTCCTCACTGAAAGTGAGAGGTCATTGATGGAGCATGTAAGGAAAGAATTAAAGCATTCACTGAAACAG GGTTACAAAGAGAAGATTGTGGACATTAGAGAAGAAATTCTACGCAAGAGAAGGGCTGGAAAATTACCGGGAGATACCACTTCTCTCTTAAAAGCTTGGTGGCAATCACATTCTAAGTGGCCGTATCCaact GAGGAAGACAAAGCAAGATTAGTTCAGGAAACAGGCTTGCAGTTAAAGCAGATAAATAACTGGTTCATAAACCAAAGAAAAAGAAACTGGCATAGCAACCCGTCAGGATCTACTACGAAGAGCAAGCGCAAGAA CACTGCAGGTGAAAATAGTGATGAATAA